The following proteins are encoded in a genomic region of Maribacter hydrothermalis:
- a CDS encoding SsrA-binding protein translates to MKKAFYKLLAKLNKVLLPSYSKQQLDLAKATKFQMAIIGWRYLITTKALD, encoded by the coding sequence TTGAAGAAAGCATTCTACAAACTACTGGCAAAACTCAATAAAGTTCTACTACCGTCTTATAGTAAACAACAGCTAGATTTAGCTAAAGCCACTAAATTTCAAATGGCAATAATTGGCTGGCGCTATTTAATTACCACTAAAGCACTGGACTAA
- a CDS encoding adenine phosphoribosyltransferase produces MDFKSFIRDVPNFPKEGVVFKDITLLLQNPITLNETANALLKLLDGQKIDKVVGMESRGFIFGPMLAERLNAGFVPVRKPGKLPSKRISETYNLEYGTDTLEIHLDAIEKGDKVLIHDDVMATGGTANAACKLVEKLGGEIVQCNFLIELTFLNGVSKIKDYPVKSLLKY; encoded by the coding sequence ATGGATTTTAAAAGCTTTATTAGAGATGTACCCAATTTCCCCAAAGAAGGAGTGGTTTTTAAGGATATAACATTACTATTACAAAATCCAATTACGTTAAATGAGACAGCAAATGCCTTATTGAAATTGCTTGATGGACAAAAAATAGATAAAGTGGTAGGTATGGAGAGTAGAGGATTTATTTTTGGACCTATGTTAGCTGAACGGCTTAATGCAGGTTTTGTACCAGTTCGTAAGCCAGGAAAATTACCTTCAAAGAGAATAAGCGAAACTTATAATTTAGAATATGGAACGGATACTTTGGAGATTCATTTAGACGCAATTGAAAAAGGAGACAAGGTCTTAATTCACGATGACGTGATGGCAACAGGTGGTACCGCAAATGCAGCTTGTAAATTAGTGGAAAAATTGGGGGGTGAAATTGTACAATGTAATTTTCTTATTGAGCTTACTTTTCTTAATGGAGTATCTAAAATTAAAGATTACCCAGTAAAGTCATTGTTGAAGTATTAG